A portion of the Corynebacterium occultum genome contains these proteins:
- the obgE gene encoding GTPase ObgE, producing the protein MSTRFVDHVVLHLLAGDGGHGCVSVHREKFKPLGGPDGGNGGHGGDIILEVSSQVHTLLDFHFRPHVKSERGGNGAGNHRSGARGEDIILEVPIGTVVRGNKGEVLADLTTPGTRFIAANGGVGGLGNAALASNARKAPGFALKGEEGEKKDLVLELKSMADVGLVGFPSAGKSSLISVVSAAKPKIGDYPFTTLVPNLGVVDVDHETFTIADVPGLIPGASEGKGLGLDFLRHIERTAVLVHVVDAATMDPGRDPVSDIEALEAELAAYQDALKEDTGLGDLRERPRLVVLNKADVPEARELAEFLKEDLEEKFGWPVFIISAAARQGLDPLRYKLLEIVKESRKKRPREKMDHSHTIIRPKAVKAKGKVQEFEVSPDKLNPGGYVVTGEKVERWIRQTDFENDEAVGYLADRLAKLGVEGALYKVGAREGVEVTIGDVTFEWEPLTGSGVDPTLTGRGLDARLVRNDRISAADRKRASQARRGLIDEYDYGDGEVADRQRWEG; encoded by the coding sequence ATGTCGACCCGCTTCGTGGACCATGTGGTCCTGCACCTGCTCGCCGGCGACGGTGGCCATGGTTGCGTGTCTGTCCACCGCGAGAAGTTCAAACCGCTGGGCGGCCCCGACGGCGGCAACGGCGGACATGGTGGTGACATCATCCTGGAGGTTTCCAGCCAGGTACACACCCTCCTGGACTTTCACTTCCGCCCCCACGTCAAGTCGGAGCGCGGCGGTAACGGCGCCGGTAACCACCGCAGTGGTGCCCGCGGCGAGGACATCATCCTGGAGGTGCCGATCGGCACCGTGGTTCGTGGGAATAAAGGTGAGGTCCTGGCGGACCTGACCACCCCGGGCACCCGCTTCATTGCGGCCAACGGAGGTGTCGGCGGCCTGGGCAACGCCGCCCTGGCATCCAACGCCCGCAAGGCCCCCGGCTTCGCCCTCAAGGGCGAGGAGGGGGAGAAGAAGGACCTTGTCCTCGAGCTGAAGTCCATGGCCGATGTCGGTCTCGTGGGTTTCCCCTCCGCCGGCAAGTCCTCCCTGATCTCGGTGGTGTCCGCCGCGAAGCCCAAGATCGGTGACTACCCCTTCACCACCCTGGTCCCGAACCTGGGTGTGGTTGATGTCGACCATGAGACCTTCACCATCGCTGATGTTCCGGGTTTGATCCCGGGGGCCAGCGAAGGCAAGGGCCTGGGTCTGGACTTCCTCCGTCACATTGAGCGCACCGCGGTCCTGGTACATGTGGTGGATGCCGCCACCATGGACCCGGGACGCGATCCGGTCAGCGATATCGAGGCTCTGGAGGCCGAGCTGGCCGCCTATCAGGATGCCTTGAAGGAGGACACCGGCCTGGGCGATCTGCGTGAGCGTCCCCGCCTGGTGGTGCTGAACAAGGCTGATGTGCCGGAGGCTCGCGAACTGGCGGAGTTCCTCAAGGAAGACCTGGAGGAGAAGTTCGGCTGGCCGGTGTTCATCATCTCCGCGGCTGCCCGTCAGGGACTGGACCCGCTGAGGTACAAGCTGCTGGAGATCGTCAAGGAGTCCCGCAAGAAGCGACCCAGGGAGAAGATGGACCACTCCCACACCATCATCCGCCCGAAGGCCGTCAAGGCCAAGGGCAAGGTCCAGGAATTCGAGGTTTCCCCGGACAAGCTCAACCCGGGTGGCTATGTGGTCACCGGTGAGAAGGTGGAGCGTTGGATCCGACAGACCGACTTTGAGAATGATGAGGCCGTGGGTTACCTCGCCGACCGCCTGGCGAAGCTGGGCGTGGAGGGTGCCCTGTACAAGGTCGGCGCCCGGGAGGGGGTTGAGGTCACCATCGGTGATGTCACCTTCGAATGGGAGCCGCTGACCGGTTCCGGTGTTGACCCGACCCTGACCGGACGTGGTCTCGATGCCCGCCTGGTGCGCAATGACCGTATTTCCGCGGCCGATCGTAAGCGCGCCTCCCAGGCCCGTCGTGGTCTGATCGACGAGTATGACTACGGCGACGGTGAAGTAGCTGATCGCCAGCGTTGGGAAGGCTAG
- the proB gene encoding glutamate 5-kinase, whose translation MNQSKEPIDTDALLPVTPYQDDELSDALFPSVTEETAGGPAFGHESAMRERIRNAKRIVVKIGSSSLTTEDLHVDPTQINKLADALQARMIRDNDVIVVSSGAVAAGLAPLGLTQRPTDLATKQAAAAVGQVHLAYEWGRSFARYGRNIGQVLLTASDAGRRDRARNAQRTIDRLRQLRTIPIVNENDTVATSEMRFGDNDRLAALVAHLASADALILLSDVDGLYDKNPAEPGARFISEVRTGGDLKGVIAGDGGKVGTGGMASKVSAARLAARGGVPVLLTSAENIGPALDNAQVGTVFHPQENRLSAWKFWALYAADSQGTLRVDAGAANALSTGGNSLLAVGIREVEGDFRSGEIVEICGPEGEILGRGEVAYDSETLVGMLGKHTATLPEGMQRPVIHADYLSSYATQED comes from the coding sequence ATGAATCAGTCCAAAGAACCGATTGACACTGATGCCCTTCTTCCGGTGACCCCATATCAGGACGATGAGCTCTCTGATGCGCTCTTTCCATCGGTCACCGAGGAGACCGCAGGGGGACCTGCCTTCGGCCATGAGTCAGCGATGCGGGAGCGGATCCGCAATGCCAAGCGCATTGTGGTCAAGATTGGTTCCTCTTCCCTGACCACCGAAGATCTCCATGTCGACCCAACACAGATCAACAAGCTCGCCGATGCCCTCCAGGCCCGGATGATCCGCGATAATGATGTCATCGTGGTCTCCTCCGGTGCGGTGGCCGCCGGCCTGGCACCACTGGGGCTGACCCAACGCCCCACCGATCTGGCCACCAAGCAGGCCGCTGCCGCGGTCGGCCAGGTCCACCTGGCCTATGAATGGGGCCGATCCTTTGCCCGTTATGGCCGTAATATCGGCCAGGTGCTGCTGACCGCCTCTGATGCGGGGCGACGCGACCGGGCCAGGAATGCACAGCGCACCATTGACCGGCTGCGTCAGCTGCGCACCATCCCCATCGTCAATGAGAATGACACCGTCGCCACCTCCGAGATGCGTTTCGGTGACAATGACCGCCTCGCTGCCCTGGTGGCCCACCTGGCATCCGCCGATGCCCTGATCCTGCTGTCCGATGTGGACGGACTCTATGACAAGAACCCGGCTGAGCCGGGTGCCCGCTTCATCTCTGAGGTTCGCACCGGTGGAGATCTCAAGGGTGTGATCGCCGGTGATGGCGGCAAGGTGGGCACCGGAGGCATGGCCTCCAAGGTCTCCGCCGCCCGCCTGGCGGCCCGGGGTGGTGTCCCGGTGCTGCTGACCTCGGCGGAGAATATCGGTCCGGCTCTGGACAACGCCCAGGTGGGTACGGTCTTCCATCCCCAGGAGAACCGACTCTCGGCCTGGAAGTTCTGGGCGCTCTACGCCGCTGACAGTCAGGGTACGCTGCGGGTCGACGCCGGTGCCGCCAATGCGCTGAGCACCGGTGGCAACTCGCTGCTGGCGGTCGGTATCAGGGAGGTCGAGGGTGACTTCCGTTCCGGTGAGATCGTGGAGATCTGTGGCCCGGAGGGTGAGATCCTCGGCCGTGGTGAAGTGGCCTATGACTCCGAGACTCTGGTGGGCATGCTGGGTAAGCACACCGCTACTCTGCCGGAGGGGATGCAGCGCCCCGTGATCCACGCCGACTACCTCTCCAGTTACGCCACCCAGGAGGACTGA